The DNA window GATCAGTCTGTCCCCTGACACCCTCGGGCGCAAGCCGCGCGTGATCGGCGGGGCGGCGGCTCGCCCATTGCGACGCCGCACACCGTGTCGCGACGCGGCGGCGTCAGCCTTCGGCGTCCAGCGCCTTTTGCAGTTCGGGCAGAAAGCGGGTCTGATAATCCTCGCGCACCAGGGGGCCGGCAAAGCGGAACAGCACCCTGCCCTGCCCGTCGATGATGAACGTCTCGGGCGGGGCGGTCACGCCCCAGTCGATGGCCGCGCGTCCCTTGGGATCGGTGGCAAGGGCGTGATAGGGGTCGCCGTCCTGTTCCAGAAAGGCCAGCGCGTTTGCCGGCGGGTCCTTCAGGTCCACGCCATAGACTGGCAGATCCTGCGAAAGCCGGGTCAGCGTCGGATGTTCGGCGCGGCAGGGCGGGCACCAGCTGGCCCAGAAATTCACCAGCTTCACCCCCGGCTCGCGCAGCATCGCATCGGTCAGCTGCACCTTGTCCGGCAGGGTCGTGGCGGGGATCGCCGGCGCCTCGCGCCCGACCATGGTCGAGGGCAGACCGGACGGGTCCTCGCGCCCCATGCCCCACAGGAACACCCCCGCAATCGCCGCGAAGACCAGCGGCGGAACCGCGACGAGGGGCGAAAATCTAGCCATGCTTCACCTGTTTCTCCAACGCGCGCCGGGCGCGGGCGTTGGCCGCGATGCTGTGCCAGATGATTCCGGCCAGCAGTAGCCCCGACACGCCATAGGCGGTCAGCACCGTGCCCGCATATTTTCCCAGTTCGATCATGTCCGCATCTCTCTTGCCTGCAATGCGGCCAGACGCCGCCGTCGGATCTCGGTCCGGGTGCGGACCAGCAGCAGGGCCAGAAACAGCAGGAAGAACCCCAGCATCGACAGATACAGCGGATAGCGATAGACCGCGCTCATCCTTTCGCCCGGCGCGACGGACAGGCTTGCGCCCTGATGCAGCCCCTGATTCCAGAACAGCACGGCATAGCGCGACAACAGCGCGAAGACCGATCCGACCAGACACAGCACCCCGGTCAGATCGGCGGCGCTGTCGGCATCGTCGATGGCGGACCACAGCGCGATATAGCCGACA is part of the Paracoccus stylophorae genome and encodes:
- a CDS encoding DsbE family thiol:disulfide interchange protein, giving the protein MARFSPLVAVPPLVFAAIAGVFLWGMGREDPSGLPSTMVGREAPAIPATTLPDKVQLTDAMLREPGVKLVNFWASWCPPCRAEHPTLTRLSQDLPVYGVDLKDPPANALAFLEQDGDPYHALATDPKGRAAIDWGVTAPPETFIIDGQGRVLFRFAGPLVREDYQTRFLPELQKALDAEG
- the ccmD gene encoding heme exporter protein CcmD encodes the protein MIELGKYAGTVLTAYGVSGLLLAGIIWHSIAANARARRALEKQVKHG